From one Erinaceus europaeus chromosome 4, mEriEur2.1, whole genome shotgun sequence genomic stretch:
- the LOC103127467 gene encoding putative olfactory receptor 2B8 has product MEQKNGSSFAGFILLGFSDRPQLELVLFVILLLFYIFTLLGNTTIITLSQLDPNLHTPMYFFLSNLSFLDLCYTTSIVPQLLVNLSGADKSISYGGCVVQLYVSLGLGSTECILLGVMALDRYAAVCRPLHYTVIMHPRLCALMASASWIIGFSNSLLQTVLIFLMPLCGRNKLDHFLCEVPPMLKIACVDITMNQTELFFVSVIILFIPVALITFSYFRIVRAILRIKSAAGRRKAFGTCGSHLIVVSLFYGTAIYAYLKPNNNYSQDQQKFISLFYTVIIPMINPLIYTLRNKDVKGAMKKVFWKDFGSK; this is encoded by the coding sequence ATGGAACAGAAAAATGGAAGTTCTTTCGCTGGATTCATCCTATTGGGCTTCTCTGACAGGCCTCAACTGGAGTTAGTCCTCTTTGTTATTCTTCTGCTCTTCTATATCTTCACTTTGCTGGGAAACACAACTATCATTACACTGTCCCAACTGGACCCAAATCTTCACACACCCATGTACTTTTTCCTCTCCAACTTAAGCTTTCTTGACCTGTGTTATACAACTAGTATTGTTCCACAGCTCCTGGTTAATCTCAGTGGAGCTGACAAATCTATCTCCTATGGTGGCTGTGTAGTTCAGTTATATGTGTCTCTAGGCTTGGGATCTACAGAATGCATCCTGTTAGGTGTCATGGCACTTGACCGCTATGCAGCTGTTTGCAGGCCTCTGCACTACACTGTAATCATGCACCCTCGTCTGTGTGCCCTGATGGCTTCTGCTTCATGGATCATTGGTTTTTCCAACTCCTTATTGCAGACAGTGTTGATCTTTCTTATGCCACTTTGTGGGAGAAATAAGTTGGACCATTTTCTTTGTGAGGTCCCTCCAATGCTCAAGATTGCTTGCGTTGACATCACTATGAATCAGACTGAGCTCTTCTTTGTCAGTGTTATCATTCTTTTCATACCTGTTGCCTTAATCACGTTCTCCTATTTTCGTATTGTCAGGGCCATATTAAGAATAAAATCAGCGGCTGGTCGAAGAAAAGCCTTTGGGACCTGTGGATCCCACCTTATAGTAGTGTCTTTGTTCTATGGCACAGCCATCTATGCTTATCTAAAACCTAACAATAACTACTCCCAGGATCAGCAAAAGTTTATATCTCTCTTCTACACTGTTATTATTCCCATGATCAACCCCCTGATATATACACTGCGGAACAAAGATGTAAAGGGAGCGATGAAGAAGGTGTTTTGGAAGGACTTTGGTTCCAAATGA